The following proteins come from a genomic window of Pichia kudriavzevii chromosome 1, complete sequence:
- a CDS encoding uncharacterized protein (PKUD0A02380; Pfam Domains: HATPase_c(5.2e-35)|Response_reg(1e-18)|HisKA(7.5e- 16)|Pkinase(1.6e-06)) — protein sequence MEDRGYTPSFKPNSPHSRKNNTSNDYFSLRRSGARKNPSLSSTSGENMTSISTESFNLPKYTVNRPSSLGFFLSPILTSPLSSGLDELTPTSPSYANVPLPSASTKESYHNVLQELERFSYPISNQPVFHPHDSDFINASMADKSHLFDGSLSNNESLENILQEYNIKVKLDVENPADVISSYIAIHRDTKNLVIIRFAHNSTLGTVSRLVNSYYITSGLNNRVPRCGFPHFVEKLDWNYRPKTCPSDMEGVLPCTKINFVNDNSSIIAVHPIGEEAVPLVLLDIGIKSDIIKMMLIFFNLLKILKKLNCYGVVVNSLTSSNVLVNQKTLDVYLMGFDFAFSSFLEKIDSPYRGVNKTYSQTYLPFTAPENFNPVLSVDFRADMYSAGCIFYSMLSGRNLKAINTSLLITTVLTTKYQPLHEINNTIDVNFSKVIAKMTEVDPNKRYSSFDHILHDLSLIYFEKTSRVLYQEYKTTTFLRIPITIPSKVIGRDSIMKKLNHLIRKISVESVTLVGEQGVGKTTILQHLRQSCSINKVFYSYWKCHPRQYYNSRFQTFEFLLSQILKEILGLESSWILFWRNLFTTEVKADLSLLFDTVPEMYKLLGKRYKQLRRSNSKHSFYQEELDRQYIMKKLVELFARHAGWVLVIENIDEISENEAVLFEQLWDHFQSFEPEELNFTVLSSYTVKKQENIECDQEIPEFLKKKILNLKPLTFDNVEETVGLSLQLYDSQFAWKRIQSYNARFYFELADRPSVTEQRRVLAESIYRKTRGNPLMVKEILTQVHFSQMEHEEAVDPVEIYYKTFARSKHEVLSGNFLFDSVNDLGLGDSKTVETLQYAACITPCSIFNLYDLLVVTESSLTDTFTALFTGAIVGILEFCSNTAKLPIHLLNEKGFILNELKPDEKEKLLRNVKLQFRHESIKENIMKFQEPGRQEKIHRICGLRLFANIKGRAELTELTKLECYSIAYHFMCSIKIANEDEYPTYLKIIITAGWLAYTAHEYIAALSYFQTSMKLTVDNDILKILEWIEIHICFLKENHEKCIELVDLALEKYCTKPLIAAEFMLSKHRSLTKLNRWEESYEICIKILNILDFELDLSTMTDSEVDRYTHDVLRPKLPSSISEIRQLLRSNAINTDQRILMIEKVLVELNSFSVYLGKKCLVPFCNIMNVCLFLQYGKSIYCNFSMIVLASIEASIDQIGIKRAHEYCKLGFSMSNYGSMEAIELLNLSFRWYFFLVGSIIEPCEVVEQAFDSIPVVPQVLDSHFSRAILLKFKFHLWVTRGLTVSRLIERTRSLKESTINNKTADEVYDTMYSIVTGILYVVTGDITYEDYLKYSHNDETLRIYHVKLIFNTNKCFACYIFKRYEMGAEIALNEITEEWSEELASIELIWARFMSSLLIYSNQRRLINSKQPQTKDQADKVAILMKENRTYFQEVSTQNPSVFMCVYLIVDSLCMVLDSTNFSQIDILSAFETAVEACSEYQNFLLKAIVTEETARWSGSVSSSNRLANKYFKIAYESYKTWGLKVKVEQLEKELGDIVNGNLDMSHIKHRRRASTSLLISDLNALQQSSMSSFDTIPDHMGMKPNVSLERSVDERSSDSSILAAFRLKNNGSTEGDPLSNTNNTLLSESISGKLETASNGDSVYGDDEPPSSVGIESSSLGFSTEDDVGFKNEATSDQEWDNSMVMDLSVRIAQSNDIEDITKTLLGFASRFLKTDYSCLVVNSDSGIPFVKALGMLNDEFRFLDNEIMSLRGDLVPIQLVRECMKRNASIWRDSDKFYFDSNFKNRDPYYENSNCENCFCIPIRSPNGEVIGSLYLESHMRESFTQSRKIKQIEYVCLQSFISISKIDMLEKLQIAKEAAEEATADKTSFLANMSHEIRTPFNSLMSCAVLLLDTKLTKSQRMYVETIKNSALVTLNIVDGILSFSKLEHGSLALDYEPFNLTQCIEDSIQLIGDQISHKSLELVFIDDAYPFNIVFGDKTRVTQVIINLVGNASKFTSEGHILIRSSYTEVSESRYEFKIEVSDSGIGIPKGSKARLFKVFSQLDGSSKRIYGGSGLGLAISKKLAELMGGDLDYESTEGKGTRFFFTFTTKGEKDKLLDVAKEVQEKKVVMFDTRELSIKSLKISLHRGGIRPDNILVFPKVDEHTQKKAVGADYIFIFSGLITTKEELEELRLIFKKSILIYQVPFATKIPEFVDFEGDEEERDRNRQGSKSMQNDSQRLVDFILFNPYKIRRISEILNGGVYETDSHKIKNSRTNLSARGRKGPEKIAEKYPLSILIAEDNMINMKVVKLQLQRLGYSSDHAKDGVEVIEKCLEKVEKDGHPYDLVFMDLQMPRKDGFEATVEAKELYGDSIRIVALSANVYAEEKNRCIKIGMSGFLNKPLLPEALCSQLIDTYYAKHGESSQ from the coding sequence CTCAACCAAGGAGTCTTATCACAATGTTCTTCAGGAGTTGGAACGATTTTCTTATCCAATAAGCAATCAACCTGTTTTTCACCCACATGATAGTGACTTCATAAATGCTTCGATGGCAGACAAAAGTCACTTATTCGATGGAAGTTTAAGTAATAATGAATCCCTAGAAAATATTCTCCAAGAGTACAACATAAAGGTGAAGTTGGACGTAGAGAATCCCGCTGATGTCATATCATCATATATAGCTATTCATCGAGACACAAAAAATCTGGTTATCATCAGGTTCGCTCATAATTCAACTTTAGGAACTGTCTCCCGGTTAGTTAATAGTTACTACATTACAAGTGGCCTCAACAATAGGGTTCCAAGATGCGGATTTCCTCATTTTGTGGAGAAATTGGATTGGAATTATCGGCCAAAAACATGCCCATCGGATATGGAAGGGGTACTTCCATGTACGAAAATAAATTTTGTGAACGACAATTCAAGTATAATAGCAGTTCATCcaattggagaagaagcTGTACCGTTGGTACTACTTGACATAGGGATCAAGAGTGATATTATCaagatgatgttgatatttttcaaccttttGAAAATACTTAAAAAGCTAAATTGTTATGGAGTAGTTGTGAATTCAttgacttcttcaaatgtcTTGGTCAACCAGAAAACACTTGACGTATATCTAATGggatttgattttgcattttcttcctttttggAAAAGATTGATTCTCCATATAGAGGTGTCAATAAAACATACTCTCAGACGTACCTACCCTTTACAGCTCCGGAGAATTTCAATCCTGTGTTGTCAGTTGATTTTAGGGCTGACATGTATAGTGCAGGGTGCATATTTTATTCGATGTTATCGGGTAGAAACTTAAAAGCCATAAATACGTCTCTGCTAATCACCACTGTTCTCACAACAAAGTACCAGCCATTACATGAAATAAACAATACTATTGACGTAAACTTTTCTAAAGTTATAGCCAAGATGACTGAAGTAGATCCAAATAAAAGGtattcatcatttgatCATATACTCCATGACTTATCCCTTATTTACTTTGAGAAAACTTCCAGAGTATTATATCAAGAGTACAAAACTACAACGTTTCTGAGAATTCCAATCACCATTCCCTCAAAAGTAATAGGAAGAGACTCTATTATGAAAAAGCTAAATCATCTAATTCGTAAAATAAGCGTTGAGTCTGTGACATTAGTTGGCGAACAAGGTGTTGGAAAAACTACGATTTTACAGCATTTGAGACAATCATGTTCGATTAATAAAGTTTTCTATTCTTATTGGAAATGCCACCCAAGGCAGTACTATAACTCAAGATTCCAGACATTCGAGTTTTTATTAAGCCaaattttaaaagaaattcTAGGATTGGAAAGCTCGTGGATATtgttttggagaaatcTTTTTACCACAGAGGTGAAAGCAGATCTATCGCTGTTGTTTGATACGGTTCCCGAGATGTACAAGTTACTTGGTAAACGCTACAAACAGCTAAGACGATCCAATAGTAAACATTCTTTTTACCAGGAAGAGTTGGACCGTCAATACataatgaaaaagttgGTGGAATTATTTGCCAGACATGCCGGTTGGGTTCTAGTTATTGagaatattgatgaaatttcaGAGAATGAAGCTGTGCTGTTTGAACAATTATGGGACCATTTTCAATCCTTCGAACCAGAAGAGTTGAACTTCACAGTTTTATCATCTTATACTGTTAAGAAGCAAGAGAACATTGAATGCGACCAAGAGATTCCAGAATTcctgaaaaagaaaattctTAACTTAAAGCCATTAACGTTTGATAATGTGGAAGAGACGGTGGGACTGTCCCTACAACTATATGATAGTCAGTTTGCATGGAAAAGGATACAATCGTATAATGCCAGGTTTTACTTTGAGCTCGCAGATAGACCAAGCGTTACTGAACAACGAAGAGTATTAGCTGAATCAATATATCGCAAAACCAGGGGAAACCCATTGATGGTCAAAGAAATTTTGACTCAAGTTCATTTTTCACAAATGGAACATGAAGAAGCAGTAGATCCTGTTGAAATTTACTACAAAACATTTGCAAGAAGTAAACATGAAGTTTTATCTGGcaattttttatttgactCAGTAAATGATCTTGGATTAGGTGATAGCAAAACAGTGGAAACACTGCAGTATGCCGCATGTATCACACCGTGTAGCATTTTCAACTTATATGATTTACTGGTTGTCACAGAGTCAAGCCTCACCGATACATTTACTGCATTGTTCACTGGTGCAATTGTTGGAATCCTAGAATTTTGTTCAAACACAGCTAAGTTACCCATTCATCTCCTTAATGAGAAAGGCTTTATTTTGAACGAATTAAAGCCCgatgagaaagaaaaattacTACGTAATGTCAAGCTTCAATTTCGTCACGAATCAATTAAGGAAAATATTATGAAGTTTCAGGAACCCGGTAGGCAGGAGAAAATCCACAGAATCTGTGGTTTAAGACTATTTGCAAATATTAAAGGAAGAGCTGAACTAACTGAGCTAACTAAACTTGAGTGTTACTCCATTGCTTATCACTTTATGTGCTCAATCAAAATTgcaaatgaagatgaataCCCAACTTACCTGAAAATCATTATTACGGCAGGGTGGTTAGCCTATACAGCACATGAATATATTGCTGCACTCAgctattttcaaacttcGATGAAGTTAACCGTAGATAATGAcatcttgaaaattttagaATGGATTGAAATTCATATATGTTTCTTGAAAGAGAACCATGAAAAATGTATAGAACTTGTTGACCTGGCATTGGAGAAGTACTGCACAAAGCCTCTAATTGCTGCTGAGTTCATGCTCTCAAAACATAGATCTTTAACCAAGCTCAACAGATGGGAGGAATCTTATGAAATATGCATCAAAATACTAAATATATTAGACTTTGAGTTAGATTTGAGTACTATGACTGATTCGGAAGTTGATAGATATACTCACGATGTCTTGAGGCCCAAACTTCCATCTTCTATTTCCGAAATCCGTCAGCTATTAAGGAGCAATGCAATTAATACGGATCAAAGAATCCTCATGATTGAAAAAGTGCTGGTTGAATTAAATAGTTTTTCTGTTTACTtgggaaaaaaatgtcTAGTACCATTTTGCAACATAATGAATGTGTGCTTGTTTCTACAATATGGCAAATCAATTTATTGTAATTTCAGTATGATCGTGCTCGCAAGCATAGAAGCATCTATTGATCAGATTGGTATAAAGAGGGCGCACGAATATTGCAAACTAGGGTTTAGTATGTCAAATTATGGTAGCATGGAAGCTATTGAATTATTGAATCTCTCATTTAGatggtatttttttttggttggCTCTATAATTGAGCCATGTGAAGTGGTTGAGCAAGCATTTGATTCGATTCCAGTTGTTCCCCAGGTTTTGGattctcatttttctcGGGctattttgttgaaattcaagtttCATCTATGGGTTACGAGGGGATTAACTGTATCGAGACTAATAGAGAGAACACGATCTTTAAAAGAAAGTACGATTAATAACAAAACTGCAGACGAAGTATATGACACAATGTATTCGATTGTTACCGGGATTTTGTACGTTGTTACTGGAGACATTACTTACGAAGATTACCTAAAATATTCACACAATGATGAAACCCTCAGAATCTACCATGTTAAACTAATATTTAACACTAACAAGTGCTTTGCATGCTACATTTTCAAACGTTACGAAATGGGCGCAGAAATAGCATTAAATGAAATCACAGAGGAATGGTCTGAAGAATTAGCTTCCATTGAACTGATCTGGGCGAGGTTTATGTCTTCTTTGCTAATATATAGTAACCAAAGAAGATTGATAAACTCCAAACAGCCACAAACCAAAGACCAAGCAGATAAGGTCGCtatattgatgaaagaaaacagaacTTACTTCCAAGAGGTTTCTACGCAAAACCCTTCTGTTTTTATGTGTGTTTATTTGATTGTTGACTCGTTGTGCATGGTTCTCGACAGTACCAATTTTTCACAGATTGATATCTTATCTGCCTTTGAAACAGCAGTTGAAGCATGCAGTGAATACCAAAATTTTTTGCTCAAAGCAATTGTTACAGAAGAGACAGCAAGATGGTCTGGTTCGGTATCTAGCAGTAATAGGTTGGCCAataaatattttaaaattgCATATGAAAGTTATAAGACTTGGGGTTTAAAAGTAAAAGTTGAGCAACTCGAGAAGGAGTTAGGTGATATTGTAAATGGTAATTTAGATATGTCACATATCAAGCATCGGCGAAGAGCTTCTACATCTCTACTTATATCCGACTTGAATGCATTACAACAAAGCAGCATGAGCTCTTTTGATACTATTCCTGATCATATGGGTATGAAACCAAATGTTTCCTTAGAAAGAAGTGTAGATGAAAGAAGTtcagattcttcaatattagCAGCTTTCAGGTTAAAAAACAATGGCAGTACTGAAGGTGACCCCCTTTCTAATACAAATAATACCCTGTTATCGGAGTCAATATCAGGAAAGCTTGAGACCGCTTCAAATGGTGATAGCGTATATGGCGACGACGAACCTCCATCGAGTGTTGGTATTGAAAGCTCAAGTTTGGGATTCAGTACGGAAGACGATGTTGGATTTAAAAACGAAGCCACTAGCGATCAAGAATGGGATAACTCAATGGTAATGGATCTTTCAGTGAGAATCGCACAATCCAATGATATAGAGGATATCACGAAAACTCTTCTTGGTTTTGCTTCACgtttcttgaaaacagatTATTCTTGCCTAGTAGTGAATTCCGATAGTGGCATTCCTTTTGTTAAGGCTCTTGGTATGCTAAATGACGAGTTTAGATTCCTGGACAATGAGATTATGTCATTAAGAGGAGACTTAGTTCCAATTCAGCTAGTTCGAGAATGtatgaaaagaaatgcaTCTATTTGGAGAGACTCTGATaagttttattttgatagCAACTTCAAGAACAGGGACCCCTATTATGAAAATAGCAATTGTGAAAACTGTTTTTGTATCCCTATCAGATCTCCAAACGGGGAAGTAATTGGTAGTTTATATCTGGAGAGCCATATGAGGGAAAGTTTTACACAAAGCCGAAAAATTAAGCAAATTGAATATGTTTGCTTACAAAGCTTTATCTCGATCAGCAAAATTGACATGTTGGAGAAATTGCAAATTGCCAAAGAGGCTGCTGAAGAAGCTACTGCTGATAAAACAAGTTTCTTGGCTAATATGTCACATGAAATCAGAACCCCCTTTAATTCATTAATGTCATGTGCGGTTCTTTTGCTGGATACAAAGCTAACCAAATCCCAAAGAATGTACGTTGAAACAATTAAAAATTCTGCACTGGTTACTTTGAATATTGTTGATGGTATTTTATCGTTTTCTAAACTGGAGCATGGTTCATTAGCGTTGGATTATGAACCTTTCAATCTAACACAGTGCATTGAGGATTCTATCCAGTTAATTGGTGATCAAATCTCACATAAGAGCTTAGAACTTGtgtttattgatgatgcGTATCCCTTCAATATTGTATTTGGTGATAAGACGAGAGTAACACAAGTTATTATCAACTTGGTTGGTAATGCTAGTAAATTCACTAGCGAAGGGCATATTTTAATTAGAAGTAGTTATACAGAGGTCAGCGAGTCGAGATACGAATTCAAGATTGAGGTTAGTGATTCAGGAATTGGTATTCCCAAAGGAAGTAAGGCTAGATTGtttaaagttttcagtCAGCTTGATGGGTCAAGTAAGCGTATATACGGGGGTTCCGGGCTGGGCCTGGCGATCTCTAAAAAGTTGGCAGAATTGATGGGAGGAGATTTAGATTATGAAAGCACGGAAGGTAAAGGTACCcgtttcttcttcacatTTACAACTAAAGGTGAGAAAGACAAACTATTAGATGTGGCAAAAGaagttcaagaaaaaaaagttgtgATGTTTGATACCAGAGAATTAAGCATTAAatctttgaagatatcaTTACATAGAGGAGGTATAAGACCAGATAACATTCTTGTGTTTCCCAAAGTTGACGAACATACGCAGAAAAAAGCGGTTGGAGCAGATtacatttttattttcagtgGGCTGATCACTACAAAggaagaattggaagaattgCGATTAATATTCAAGAAGAGCATTTTAATTTATCAAGTTCCGTTTGCTACTAAAATTCCCgagtttgttgattttgaaggcgacgaagaagaaagagacaGGAACAGACAGGGATCGAAGAGTATGCAAAATGACAGTCAACGTTTGGTGGATTTCATATTATTCAACCCTTATAAAATTCGACGTATTTCTGAAATATTGAATGGAGGAGTTTATGAAACTGATTCCCATAAGATAAAAAATTCACGTACAAATCTATCTGCAAGAGGAAGGAAAGGACCCGaaaaaattgcagaaaAATATCCATTATCTATTCTTATTGCCGAAGATAATATGATTAATATGAAGGTTGTGAAATTACAGTTGCAGAGACTGGGGTATTCATCCGACCATGCGAAGGATGGggttgaagttattgaaaaatgtttgGAAAAAGTCGAAAAAGATGGACATCCTTACGATTTGGTATTTATGGATTTACAAATGCCACGTAAGGATGGGTTTGAAGCTACTGTAGAAGCTAAAGAACTTTATGGTGATAGTATACGCATTGTTGCATTAAGTGCCAATGTGTATGCAGAGGAGAAGAATAGATGTATTAAGATTGGAATGAGTGGGTTTCTGAACAAACCGTTGCTTCCTGAAGCTTTATGTTCTCAGCTAATAGATACATATTATGCCAAACACGGAGAGAGCAGCCAGTAG